In a single window of the Micromonospora inositola genome:
- a CDS encoding helix-turn-helix domain-containing protein has translation MFSATPRTRREQHEDPTQTIEPLWTAEDVSTFLGVPVGTLYQWRYRRIGPRASRVGRHLRYDPADVRSCLTKQAG, from the coding sequence ATGTTTTCGGCAACTCCACGAACCAGGAGGGAGCAGCATGAAGACCCGACCCAGACCATCGAACCGCTGTGGACGGCTGAGGACGTGTCGACCTTCCTCGGGGTACCGGTGGGCACCCTCTATCAGTGGCGCTACCGCCGGATCGGGCCGCGGGCGTCTCGGGTCGGTCGGCATCTGCGATATGACCCGGCCGACGTGCGCTCCTGCCTGACTAAGCAGGCGGGGTAG
- a CDS encoding cell wall-binding repeat-containing protein, whose product MPRSPIRGPVAAASALAFAATVLLAGGTPATASFPGSGSVLTSSSGGTAIKFHGDPSRTALSSPDTITDATWSPDGSQAIYFDQHAGIKRIRFNDGAARYTVNSPPDGGVRRSGLTWWADGSAVAWSEKASASAPWRVVTDQVGGLLGHGWLSPNDGKHYLNPDGGPGKLVVCQRQDDNGSGLPSGQPAVLMYDGSKEWFERWRLVDDNGSNPSISPDGSRVAFVRAGRIVVSDLAGENEVTVTPAGVQYDNPTWSPDGTSLAFSRVTSTGAWPVYTALADGSSAPVAVPGLDGVPAYQPQRRERVARLSGANRFETAVAVSRSRWADGGAFAAVLTRSDTYADALSGGALAAQMGGPLLLTPPDRLEATTKAEMQRILLPGQSTVYLLGSTGALSKAVEDQVRAMGYYVKRLAGPDRFATSVEIAKAIDPNPEQVFLATGMNFPDALAAGAAAGATNAGDGRYRSAVVLLTRDGVIPPVTKAFLDSQPKEQRMLYGIGAQGMDAAYSYDPVGPYVRGFSGRTRYETAYAVALELFEGQRYTGFATGTNWPDALTGGALMGVLGGPLMLTPGADAALGTDGVSLLKESSGSVHTGLVFGSSVVVSSSQQTQIGTWLGGPLGATSSSNPTDIGR is encoded by the coding sequence GTGCCTCGATCTCCGATCCGGGGGCCGGTCGCTGCCGCGTCGGCCCTCGCATTCGCTGCGACCGTTCTGCTGGCCGGCGGTACGCCTGCCACGGCCAGCTTCCCTGGCTCGGGCAGCGTGCTGACGAGCAGTAGCGGCGGGACCGCCATCAAGTTTCACGGGGATCCGTCCCGGACGGCCCTCAGCTCGCCGGACACCATCACGGATGCCACCTGGTCTCCGGATGGCAGTCAGGCGATCTATTTCGACCAGCATGCGGGCATCAAGAGGATCCGGTTCAACGATGGTGCGGCCCGCTACACGGTGAACTCGCCACCGGATGGCGGGGTCCGACGCAGCGGCCTGACGTGGTGGGCTGACGGTAGCGCTGTCGCCTGGTCGGAGAAGGCTTCAGCCAGCGCCCCATGGCGTGTCGTGACGGATCAGGTCGGCGGGCTCCTGGGCCACGGGTGGCTCTCGCCCAACGACGGGAAGCACTATCTGAATCCGGATGGCGGGCCCGGCAAGCTCGTGGTGTGCCAGCGCCAGGACGACAACGGTTCGGGTCTGCCGTCCGGCCAGCCGGCCGTCCTGATGTACGACGGTTCGAAGGAGTGGTTCGAGCGCTGGAGACTTGTTGACGACAACGGGTCGAATCCGTCGATCTCGCCGGACGGCTCCCGGGTGGCCTTCGTTCGCGCCGGCCGGATCGTCGTATCCGATCTGGCCGGTGAGAACGAGGTGACGGTCACCCCTGCCGGCGTCCAGTACGACAACCCCACCTGGTCGCCGGATGGCACCTCATTGGCGTTCAGCAGGGTCACGTCGACGGGTGCGTGGCCGGTGTACACGGCGTTGGCGGACGGTTCGTCCGCGCCGGTGGCGGTGCCGGGTCTGGACGGTGTGCCGGCGTATCAGCCGCAGAGAAGGGAGCGGGTCGCGCGGCTGTCCGGTGCGAACCGGTTCGAGACCGCGGTGGCGGTGTCCCGATCACGGTGGGCTGATGGCGGCGCCTTCGCGGCGGTTCTGACGCGGTCGGACACCTATGCCGACGCGCTGAGTGGTGGGGCGTTGGCGGCGCAGATGGGCGGTCCGCTGTTGTTGACGCCGCCGGACCGGCTGGAGGCGACGACCAAGGCCGAGATGCAGCGGATTCTGCTTCCCGGACAAAGCACGGTCTACCTGTTGGGTAGCACCGGGGCGCTGTCGAAGGCGGTCGAGGATCAGGTTCGAGCGATGGGTTACTACGTGAAGCGGCTCGCTGGCCCGGATCGCTTCGCGACGTCGGTGGAGATCGCAAAGGCGATCGATCCGAATCCGGAACAGGTGTTCCTGGCTACCGGGATGAATTTTCCGGATGCTCTGGCCGCTGGCGCCGCGGCCGGTGCCACCAACGCCGGGGACGGCCGCTACCGGTCCGCTGTGGTGTTGCTCACCAGGGACGGGGTGATCCCGCCGGTGACGAAGGCATTCCTCGACTCGCAACCTAAGGAGCAACGGATGCTGTACGGCATCGGAGCGCAGGGCATGGACGCGGCCTACTCGTACGACCCGGTCGGTCCGTACGTCCGTGGGTTCTCCGGCCGGACCCGGTACGAGACGGCGTACGCCGTCGCCCTGGAACTCTTCGAGGGCCAGCGGTACACGGGCTTCGCCACCGGGACCAACTGGCCGGATGCGCTGACCGGCGGCGCGCTGATGGGCGTGCTCGGTGGCCCGTTGATGCTCACCCCGGGCGCCGATGCCGCCCTCGGGACCGACGGGGTCTCGCTGCTCAAGGAGTCGAGCGGATCGGTGCACACCGGCCTGGTCTTCGGCTCGTCCGTAGTGGTGAGCTCGTCCCAGCAGACACAGATCGGGACGTGGCTCGGCGGGCCGCTCGGGGCCACTTCGTCGAGCAACCCCACGGACATCGGACGTTAG
- a CDS encoding site-specific integrase produces the protein MARGDWIDPARSRVTVGAWAAQWMAAEVQLKPTTRARYELALRRQVLPMWGEIPLSAVSHAEVAAWVQRLTASGLAPATVRYAHVGTPIHPRNDYRSFREIIRQAGLRQVRLHDLRHTAASVLLAQGVPARVVMEILGHSQISVTLNIYAHVAPEIARKAAARLEGALWSSE, from the coding sequence ATGGCGCGGGGCGACTGGATCGACCCGGCTCGGTCGCGGGTGACGGTGGGCGCCTGGGCGGCGCAGTGGATGGCGGCTGAGGTGCAGCTCAAGCCGACGACTCGCGCCCGCTACGAGCTGGCGCTACGGCGTCAGGTGCTCCCGATGTGGGGGGAGATCCCGCTTTCGGCAGTGTCTCATGCCGAGGTGGCGGCCTGGGTTCAGCGGCTCACCGCGTCCGGCCTCGCTCCGGCCACTGTCCGCTACGCGCACGTCGGCACCCCGATCCACCCACGCAACGACTACCGCTCGTTCCGCGAGATCATCCGACAGGCCGGTCTGCGGCAGGTCCGGCTGCACGACCTACGGCACACGGCGGCGAGCGTCCTCCTCGCCCAGGGCGTGCCCGCCCGCGTGGTCATGGAAATCCTCGGCCACTCACAGATCAGCGTGACGCTCAACATCTACGCACATGTCGCCCCCGAGATCGCGCGGAAAGCGGCGGCACGGCTGGAGGGGGCGCTGTGGTCGAGTGAGTGA
- a CDS encoding divalent-cation tolerance protein CutA: MPVIAGNPAYLQWVLEETAEPAQQQPADASAV; the protein is encoded by the coding sequence ATGCCGGTCATCGCCGGCAACCCGGCCTACCTGCAATGGGTTTTGGAGGAGACGGCCGAGCCAGCACAACAGCAGCCGGCCGACGCATCCGCCGTGTGA